Proteins encoded by one window of Cloeon dipterum chromosome 2, ieCloDipt1.1, whole genome shotgun sequence:
- the LOC135934988 gene encoding sortilin-related receptor-like, with amino-acid sequence MDAMMQRLAFSALLLFAWVADDALVGGRLTLSPDLRGPASGPKAVFAADPAEEGPADGQAPTRVRREATLDPNVKPKVEVVHLNDTRQQLMVHWAGDNSNLVVCLAKDVTLVSGQTKSLRPSTVYISYDYGSTFKNRTEFFRLNDSQNAGYAHLDSFYNHNKFYSHFVFPDKENRVIFTSNDFGRTVKRQRVDFTISELSFHDEEPETIVALDASTEDKKLWLTDNFGRTWTMVQEYVFAYKWMSVPGRPTTLYVQRQEPTGTFSVLTSPSLFRARGDIQVVVTGVSQFEIVDNFMFASRKVENKDAYEMLVSRDREPFMTAVFPNDLPTLAFHVCDVSNGQVMVSVSHGRSLSNLYVSDSTRDQQMLFSLSMASVLAYFPNITWADSILKDLTNEPFADIYKVKGMRGIYIASQVKESTVSRIGPESLVTMITFDQGGQWRRITPPVTDANGNKFNNCNTSADCSLHLSQRFGQLYPSIRSIPILSSASAPGLIMATGAVGRSLKSHASVFMSHDAGLTWRDELPGLYIYAMGDHGGILVAVKYFRDNTKAKELVYSIDEGANWQSIEFHDQELKIYNLLTEPGENTTTFTMFGSLPNKHQWIIVKIDLRNVFKYDCTADDYKFWSPSSEDGPHMPCILGRKETYQRRLPHSQCYNGKNFDGPIKMETCECDYEDFDCDFGFTRSVEIKTCVRNKTSGVDPFAVPTFCKPGATFNRTKGYLKIPGDVCQGGNEHRFLPARIPCPIKEQDDFLVVSQRERIGTISLSGNRQFQHIPIKGIKAVIGVEYDMQNNCFFYGDADQDFIGRQCVGNGTAEPEVLVKTNLESVEGMSYDWINHLLYFVDGARSSIELIRTDINHSGRMRLTVLDKTKLKKPRGIAVHPIEGYVFFTDWAPGEPSISRCNADGSKVRHLFTNNVVHWPNGITIDFTYERIYWVDAKLDYIGSSDLEGQKFRKVLTNSKFIEHPFAIAVFKDNMYWTDWKKNAIFEADKDHGVGVTTLASGLSNVMDLKAYSAGMQAHVVNHTCALANCSHVCVAMPGHSFKCLCPDGLELSGSQCYCPMKLKPLQNGTCPAVKDKCPVDYFRCRNGNCVPKLWRCDGDNDCVDNSDEENCGLSTCQVNHFQCKKSGKCIPSFWKCDFDLDCEDGSDEEGCSYSNCTKDQFKCDNGRCINLKWVCDMEDDCRDGSDEKVCPSFKPVTCGAGEFRCGGNTTQCIPTTWRCDGDNDCHDQSDEQNCQQNKCEPWQFTCGTDQCIFKSWVCDGEDDCPDRSDEKNCTAPPTRAPTTPPSRNQAPCNEWQFTCNNKKCIPSWWKCDSVNDCGDNSDEQDCWSDASTTRKPPKPSPTPPSGTCLLNQFRCYDGTCILETWVCDGVADCSHDEDEEHCGQAGCSSDQYACRVDGTCVNITMVCNGKKDCIDGSDEFGCDGKPPNLPDDTVCSSGFFSCDAGSICLPLSKMCDGHSDCYDESDESVCSRNSSKVYQVLQMSVNERSISSDTIMLYWWIPKPANLTFEFLPSRSEVSSSAPMAEWVNNSAWVDSNNFQAAVTGLKPFQLYNLTVFVRVKGSDVVYPPAKYITARTAEGVPSPPYGIKASFKSSNELEVSWNEPLKANGIIVSYTLFMSPPYPPIEQQLYAKPNRHVIKMDFLPDEPYSIWMTSKNGRETSNTSEITSAKISGSVVAPIEGLNVTKVSSDSVTLMWRGVQNADGYRVSAKGGLAYAVLDTRTVTQPTIEFSMLAPGATYTFKVTAYHLGYSGISSQVTATTEGVQLPVVPNVKAEVVKSQGTTVKVTWDQPKDFRQVKWYYGVYYGTDMSHLMQRPLVTTSELSVSILQLAACESYLFDVGIVGPLGAGPISGRQVNLITEYSPTAAPKNLRAARHPVTPTKLTVSWSASCDAIQMPISYFVFFDEVTTKKHFVKQTAKSNASTFSLEFDGVYGAEYSIQVSTSAFGALKSASVLHSIPIPAPHQLQVLPESNGSLIIYWQNKELPTELAKDKYQYEVLISKGSWQGVEKARKFYAAEAPFVLNETDSGTAYSVAVRLVTSKGYYSLLSEINTMETSQMSWSELITPTHVVSVAVPVVLVIVALAATLGCYVYRHHRLQHSFSSFANSHYNTRSGAATFTGGEGLDEDDAPVITGFSDDEPLVIA; translated from the exons ATGGACGCGATGATGCAGCGACTCGCGTTCTCGGCGTTGCTGCTTTTCGCCTGGGTGGCCGACGACGCGCTCGTCGGCGGCCGACTCACGCTCTCACCCGACCTACGAGGGCCCGCCAGCGGCCCGAAGGCCGTCTTCGCGGCCGACCCTGCAGAGGAAGGCCCTGCGGACGGACAAGCACCGACCAGGGTGCGCAGGGAAGCCACCCTGGACCCGAATGTCAAG CCAAAGGTGGAAGTGGTGCACCTGAACGACACCCGGCAGCAGCTGATGGTGCACTGGGCCGGGGACAACTCGAACCTGGTGGTGTGTCTCGCCAAGGACGTGACGCTCGTGTCCGGACAGACCAAGAGCCTGCGTCCGTCGACCGTCTACATTTCGTACGACTACGGCTCCACGTTCAAGAACAGAACCGAGTTCTTCCGGCTGAACGACAGCCAGAACGCCGGTTACGCCCACCTGGACAGCTTCTACAACCACAACAAGTTCTATAGCCAC TTTGTGTTTCCGGACAAAGAAAACCGGGTCATCTTCACCAGCAATGACTTCGGGAGAACTGTGAAGCGCCAGAGGGTGGATTTCACCATTTCGGAGCTCAGCTTCCACGATGAGGAGCCCGAAACCATCGTCGCTCTCGACGCCAGCACCGAAGATAAAAAG CTGTGGCTGACGGACAATTTCGGACGCACGTGGACAATGGTGCAGGAGTACGTGTTCGCGTACAAGTGGATGTCCGTGCCGGGCCGTCCGACGACGCTGTACGTGCAGCGCCAGGAGCCGACGGGCACCTTCTCGGTGCTCACGTCTCCCAGCCTTTTCCGCGCCAGGGGTGACATCCAGGTCGTCGTCACCGGCGTCTCGCAGTTCGAAATCGTCGACAATTTCATGTTCGCGAGCAGGAAGGTCGAAAACaag gaTGCTTACGAAATGCTGGTGTCGCGAGACCGCGAGCCCTTCATGACGGCGGTGTTCCCGAACGACCTGCCGACCCTGGCCTTCCACGTGTGCGACGTGTCCAACGGACAGGTGATGGTGAGCGTCAGCCACGGCCGCTCGCTGTCCAATCTCTACGTGTCGGACAGCACGCGCGACCAGCAGATGCTCTTCTCGCTCTCCATGGCCAGCGTGCTCGCCTACTTCCCCAACATCACCTGGGCCGACTCCATTTTGAA GGACCTCACGAACGAGCCCTTTGCCGACATCTACAAGGTGAAGGGCATGCGCGGCATCTACATCGCATCTCAGGTCAAGGAGAGCACAGTCTCGAGAATCGGCCCTGAGAGCCTCGTCACCATGATTACCTTCGATCAGGGCGGACAGTGGCGCCGCATCACGCCACCCGTCACCGACGCCAACGGCAACAAGTTCAACAACTGCAATACG AGCGCCGACTGTTCGCTGCACCTGTCGCAACGGTTCGGCCAGCTGTACCCGTCGATCCGCTCGATCCCGATCCTGAGCTCCGCGTCCGCCCCAGGGCTGATCATGGCGACCGGGGCGGTGGGCCGGTCGCTGAAGAGCCACGCGAGCGTGTTCATGAGCCACGACGCGGGCCTGACGTGGCGCGACGAGCTGCCCGGCCTCTACATCTACGCGATGGGCGACCACGGCGGCATTCTGGTGGCCGTCAAGTACTTCCGCGACAACACCAAGGCCAAGGAGCTCGTCTACTCGATCGATGAGGGCGCCAACTGGCAGAGCATTGAGTTCCACGACCAGGAGCTCAAGATTTACAATCTGTTGACCGAGCCGGGAGAAAATACCACCACTTTTACCATGTTTGGGTCGCTGCCCAACAAGCACCAGTGGATTATCGTCAAAATCGATTTGCGCAACGTCTTCA aatacGACTGCACGGCGGACGACTACAAGTTCTGGTCGCCGAGCAGCGAGGACGGTCCGCACATGCCGTGCATTTTGGGCCGCAAGGAGACCTACCAGCGGCGGCTGCCGCATTCTCAGTGCTACAATGGCAAAAACTTCGACGGGCCCATCAAAATGGAGACCTGCGAGTGCGACTACGAGGACTTTGAttg tgATTTTGGCTTCACTCGGAGCGTGGAGATAAAGACGTGCGTCCGGAACAAGACGAGCGGCGTGGACCCGTTCGCGGTGCCGACGTTCTGCAAGCCTGGCGCCACCTTCAACCGCACCAAGGGCTACCTCAAGATCCCTGGCGACGTCTGCCAGGGCGGCAACGAGCACCGTTTCCTCCCGGCGAGAATTCCTTGTCCcatcaa ggaGCAAGACGATTTCCTGGTGGTGTCTCAGCGTGAGCGGATCGGCACAATTTCTCTGAGCGGAAACAGGCAATTCCAGCACATTCCGATCAAAGGCATCAAAGCCGTCATCGGAGTGGAGTACGACATGCAAAACAACTGCTTCTTCTACGGCGATGCCGACCAGGACTTCATCGgg cGTCAATGTGTGGGAAACGGCACTGCGGAGCCTGAGGTGCTGGTGAAGACGAATTTGGAGTCGGTGGAGGGGATGTCCTACGATTGGATCAACCACCTGCTTTATTTTGTGGACGGCGCCCGCTCCAGCATCGAGCTCATCCGCACCGACATCAACCACTCGGGCCGCATGAGGCTCACCGTGCTCGATAAGACAAAACTCAAGAAGCCCAGAGGCATTGCTGTCCACCCCATTGAAGG ataCGTGTTTTTCACGGACTGGGCGCCGGGCGAGCCGAGCATCAGCAGGTGCAACGCCGACGGCTCGAAGGTGAGGCACCTGTTCACCAACAACGTGGTGCACTGGCCAAACGGCATCACCATCGACTTCACCTACGAACGAATCTATTGGGTCGACGCCAAACTCGACTACATCGGCTCCTCCGACCTTGAAGGCCAAAAGTTCAGGAAGGTTCTCACCAACTCg AAGTTCATCGAGCATCCGTTCGCAATCGCCGTTTTCAAGGACAACATGTACTGGACAGACTGGAAGAAAAACGCCATCTTCGAGGCGGACAAGGACCACGGCGTGGGCGTAACCACCCTGGCATCCGGCCTGTCGAACGTGATGGACCTGAAGGCGTACTCGGCCGGCATGCAGGCGCATGTGGTCAACCACACGTGTGCCTTGGCCAACTGCAGCCACGTGTGCGTCGCCATGCCCGGCCATTCCTTCAAGTGCCTCTGTCCCGACGGACTCGAGCTCAGCGGCAGCCAGTGCTACTGTCCCATGAAACTCAAGCCCCTCCAGAACGGAACCTGTCCCGCAG ttaaagaCAAGTGCCCAGTTGACTACTTCCGGTGCAGAAATGGAAACTGCGTCCCGAAACTGTGGAGGTGCGACGGAGACAACGACTGCGTGGACAACTCGGACGAG GAAAACTGCGGCCTGTCGACGTGCCAGGTGAACCACTTCCAGTGCAAGAAGAGCGGCAAGTGCATTCCGTCGTTCTGGAAGTGCGATTTCGACCTCGACTGCGAGGACGGCAGCGACGAGGAAGGCTGCA GCTATTCGAACTGCACCAAGGATCAATTTAAGTGCGACAACGGGCGTTGCATCAACCTCAAATGGGTCTGCGACATGGAGGATGACTGCAGGGACGGCTCCGACGAAAAGGTCTGCCCTTCATTCAAGCCGGTCACCTGCGGAG CTGGTGAATTCCGTTGTGGCGGCAACACGACGCAGTGCATTCCGACAACATGGCGGTGCGACGGTGACAACGACTGCCACGACCAATCGGACGAGCAAAACTGCCAGCAGAACAAGTGCGAACCCTGGCAGTTCACG TGCGGTACGGACCAGTGCATCTTCAAGTCGTGGGTTTGCGACGGCGAGGACGACTGTCCCGACCGCTCCGACGAGAAGAACTGCACGGCTCCGCCGACCAGGGCACCGACCACGCCCCCTTCTCGCAATCAGGCTCCTTGCAACGAGTGGCAATTCACTTGTAACAACAAAAAGTGCATTCCGTCGTGGTGGAAATGTGACTCGGTGAACGACTGCGGCGACAACAGCGACGAGCAAGACTGCTGGTCGGACGCTTCGACCACCCGGAAGCCTCCCAAGCCTTCCCCGACGCCGCCCAGCGGCACGTGCCTGCTCAACCAGTTCCGTTGCTACGACGGCACTTGCATTCTCGAGACGTGGGTCTGCGACGGCGTTGCTGATTGCTCACACGACGAGGACGAGGAACATTGCGGACAAGCTGGCTGCTC gTCTGATCAATATGCCTGCCGCGTGGATGGAACCTGCGTGAACATTACAATGGTTTGCAACGGCAAGAAGGACTGCATTGACGGCTCGGACGAGTTCGGCTGTGATGGCAAACCTCCAAAtc TGCCTGACGACACGGTGTGCAGTTCTGGATTTTTCTCGTGCGACGCGGGAAGCATCTGCCTTCCGCTGAGCAAAATGTGCGACGGCCACTCGGACTGTTACGACGAGTCGGACGAGTCTGTGTGCTCGCGCAACAGCAGCAAAGTGTACCAAGTGCTGCAGATGAGCGTCAACGAgcgcagcatcagcagcgaCACCATCATGCTCTACTGGTGGATCCCGAAGCCTGCAAACCTCACTTTCGAGTTCCTGCCCAGCCGTTCGGAGGTGTCCTCCTCGGCGCCGATGGCCGAGTGGGTCAACAACTCGGCCTGGGTCGACTCCAATAACTTCCAGGCCGCGGTCACTGGCCTCAAACCCTTCCAGCTCTACAACCTGACCGTGTTTGTCCGCGTCAAGGGCTCGGACGTTGTCTATCCACCCGCCAAGTACATCACCGCACGCACTGCTGAAGGAG TGCCGTCGCCACCCTACGGCATCAAGGCCTCCTTCAAGAGCAGCAACGAGTTGGAAGTGTCGTGGAACGAGCCGTTGAAGGCGAACGGCATCATTGTCAGCTACACGCTGTTCATGTCGCCGCCCTACCCCCCGATAGAACAACAGCTCTACGCCAAGCCTAACCGCCACGTAATCAAAATGGATTTCCTCCCTGACGAACCCTACTCTATTTGG ATGACGTCGAAAAACGGTCGCGAGACGAGCAACACCTCTGAAATCACCTCTGCAAAGATCAGCGGCTCCGTGGTGGCGCCTATCGAGGGGCTCAACGTGACGAAGGTGAGCAGTGACTCGGTGACGCTGATGTGGCGCGGCGTGCAGAACGCGGACGGCTACCGCGTCTCGGCCAAGGGTGGCCTGGCTTACGCGGTGCTGGACACACGCACCGTCACGCAGCCGACCATCGAGTTCAGCATGCTCGCCCCTGGCGCCACCTACACCTTCAAGGTCACCGCCTACCACCTCGGCTACTCCGGCATCTCTTCTCAGGTCACCGCGACCACCGAAG gTGTGCAGTTGCCAGTCGTGCCGAACGTGAAGGCCGAAGTGGTCAAAAGTCAGGGTACGACGGTCAAGGTGACCTGGGACCAGCCAAAGGACTTCCGCCAGGTCAAGTGGTACTACGGCGTTTACTACGGCACAGACATGAGCCACCTGATGCAAC GGCCGTTGGTGACGACGTCCGAGCTGTCAGTGTCGATCCTGCAGCTGGCTGCATGCGAGTCGTACCTGTTTGACGTGGGCATTGTTGGTCCTCTAGGGGCCGGACCCATTTCCGGCCGCCAGGTCAACCTGATCACCGAGTACAGCCCGACGGCGGCACCCAAAAACCTGCGGGCCGCCAGACACCCTGTCACGCCAACCAAACTCACCGTCTCCTGGAGTGCCTCGTGTGATGCCATCCAGATGCCTATCTCGTACTTC gTGTTCTTTGACGAGGTGACGACCAAGAAGCATTTCGTGAAGCAGACGGCAAAGTCGAACGCGTCGACCTTCTCGCTGGAGTTTGACGGCGTGTACGGCGCCGAGTACAGCATCCAGGTGTCGACGAGCGCATTCGGCGCCCTCAAGTCTGCAAGCGTGCTGCACAGCATTCCCATTCCAGCGCCGCACCAGCTGCAGGTGCTTCCTGAAAGCAACGGAAGTCTCATCATCTACTGGCAGAACAAGGAGTTGCCCACCGAACTCGCCAAAGACAA GTATCAGTACGAGGTGTTGATCAGCAAGGGCTCGTGGCAGGGCGTAGAAAAGGCCAGGAAGTTCTACGCGGCGGAGGCGCCGTTCGTGCTGAACGAGACCGACAGCGGCACCGCCTACTCGGTCGCAGTCCGACTCGTCACCTCAAAGGGATACTACTCTCTCCTCTCAGAGATCAACACAATGGAGACAAGTCAAA tgtcATGGTCCGAGTTGATCACTCCGACTCACGTGGTGAGCGTCGCGGTGCCCGTGGTTCTGGTGATCGTGGCTCTGGCCGCCACGCTCGGCTGTTACGTCTACCGGCACCACCGGCTGCAACACAGCTTCTCGTCGTTCGCCAACAGTCACTACAACACCAGGTCCGGCGCGGCCACCTTCACAGGCGGAGAGGGACTcg ACGAAGACGACGCTCCTGTGATCACCGGCTTCTCGGACGACGAGCCTTTAGTGATAGCCTGA
- the LOC135936378 gene encoding protein phosphatase PTC7 homolog encodes MQSLIWTGRHVSRALFGGICSCSSHSQHQQYPLSSSSPSAAATERPGPEARLVSAICGFPKSVKKRPAARNQIGDDAWFVGRHKALEVLGVADGVGGWRHYGIDPGVFSAFLMQTCERLVTSGACGTSDPAMLLARSFRELLENKQPILGSSTACLVMLNRETSTVHTANIGDSGFLVVRGGQVVHRSEEQTHYFNTPFQLALPPPEHSGRVLSDRPESADVSDFVVEDGDVILLATDGVFDNVPDSLLLAELIGLEGVRDESKIQGVANSIAWMARSLANDPNFLSPFAKSARHNGIDAMGGKPDDITVLLATVAFS; translated from the exons ATGCAGTCGCTGATTTGGACCGGGCGGCACGTGTCGCGCGCGCTCTTCGGCGGCATCTGCTCGTGTTCTTCGCATTCGCAGCATCAGCAGTACCCTTTGTCTTCGTCGTCGCCCTCGGCGGCGGCCACCGAGCGGCCCGGCCCGGAGGCCAGGCTCGTCTCGGCCATCTGCGGCTTCCCCAAGTCCGTGAAGAAGCGGCCGGCGGCCAGAAACCAGATCGGCGACGACGCCTGGTTCGTCGGCAGGCACAAGGCCCTCGAAGTGCTCG GAGTTGCTGATGGCGTGGGCGGCTGGCGGCACTATGGCATCGACCCTGGCGTCTTCTCCGCCTTCCTCATGCAGACCTGCGAGCGTCTAGTCACGAGCGGCGCCTGCGGCACCTCCGATCCTGCTATGCTGCTCGCCAGGTCGTTCAGGGAGCTGCTCGAGAACAAACAGCCCATCCTcg GGAGCAGCACGGCGTGCCTGGTGATGCTGAACCGCGAGACGAGCACGGTACACACGGCCAACATCGGCGACAGTGGCTTCCTGGTTGTGCGCGGCGGGCAGGTGGTGCATCGCTCTGAGGAGCAAACTCACTACTTCAACACGCCTTTCCAGCTTGCCCTGCCACCACCTGAGCACTCGGGCCGCGTCCTCAGCGACAG ACCCGAGTCTGCGGACGTGAGCGACTTCGTGGTGGAGGACGGCGACGTGATTCTCCTTGCGACGGACGGTGTGTTCGACAATGTGCCCGACTCGCTCCTTCTGGCCGAGCTGATCGGCCTGGAGGGCGTTCGGGACGAGTCCAAGATCCAGGGGGTGGCCAACTCGATCGCCTGGATGGCCCGCAGCCTCGCCAACGACCCCAATTTCCTCTCCCCTTTCGCCAAGAGCGCTCGACACAACGGAATCGATGCCATGG GTGGAAAGCCGGACGACATCACAGTGCTTTTGGCGACGGTCGCCTTTTCCTGA
- the LOC135936377 gene encoding arrestin domain-containing protein 2-like, translating to MERVQIHFEGSENTFYSGQYVSGHVSVHLDVPTRLRAITLRISGTAEVKWEEWIHKRNPQKQLRRASQRSANGLPQQAPPSNEMKLFKSNELYFEYKIALLAASNHDPMFEAREYKFPFHFNLPQNIPSSFEGQFGHVRYVVCCKVDKPCARDHEAKTMFTVICPLDLNRFPHLATMADASDVRKFWCLFHRSKPTTVIMRLSESGIVPEQLINPNIDVDNTSDVRINQVRLMLIMSCSYTAMGVKKVEKTVLVESHLGAVEPKKARSWFRGIFIQVPPVPPSGLNNCTLIDITYKLKLVAEPERPHLNITVSLPLTVGTIPFRNNFDPSTPLPSAPPSIEPLIGTRLLTEPPSYEESINSQGSPDYLEIQPSQGFLPPLYPSLPLPPEIIQDTVKEPPPA from the exons ATGGAGCGGGTGCAAATCCACTTCGAGGGCTCAGAAAACACCTTTTACAGCGGCCAGTACGTCAGTGGACACGTCTCTGTCCACCTGGACGTGCCCACCAGACTCAGAG CGATCACCCTTCGGATTTCGGGAACGGCCGAGGTGAAGTGGGAGGAATGGATTCACAAACGGAACCCGCAGAAGCAGCTGCGGAGGGCCAGCCAGCGCAGCGCCAACGGCCTTCCGCAGCAGGCGCCGCCGTCCAACGAGATGAAGCTCTTCAAGAGCAACGAACTCTATTTTGAGTATAAAATCGCCCTGCTCGCCGCCTCAA ATCACGACCCGATGTTTGAGGCCCGCGAGTACAAGTTCCCGTTCCACTTCAACCTGCCGCAAAACATCCCGTCATCCTTTGAGGGACAATTCGGACACGTCCGCTACGTGGTCTGCTGCAAAGTGGACAAGCCGTGCGCCAGGGACCACGAGGCCAAGACCATGTTCACCGTAATCTGCCCGCTCGACCTGAACCGCTTCCCCCACCTCGCt acAATGGCTGACGCGAGTGACGTGAGGAAATTCTGGTGCCTGTTCCACCGTTCCAAGCCAACGACGGTGATCATGCGCCTATCGGAGAGTGGCATCGTTCCTGAACAGCTGATCAACCCGAACATCGACGTGGACAACACGAGCGACGTCAGGATCAACCAAGTCAGACTCATGCTCATCATG AGTTGCAGCTACACGGCGATGGGCGTGAAGAAAGTGGAGAAGACAGTGCTGGTGGAGAGCCATCTGGGGGCCGTGGAGCCAAAGAAGGCGCGTTCCTGGTTCCGCGGCATCTTCATCCAGGTGCCTCCGGTGCCACCTTCAGGGCTGAACAACTGCACGCTCATCGACATCACGTACAAGCTCAAg ttGGTGGCAGAGCCGGAACGTCCGCACCTGAATATAACGGTGTCCCTCCCTCTGACTGTCGGAACAATTCCGTTCCGGAACAACTTTGACCCGAGCACTCCTTTGCCCAGTGCCCCTCCTTCGATAGAACCCCTTATTGGCACACGATTATTAACAg AGCCGCCGAGCTACGAGGAGTCGATCAACTCGCAAGGCTCGCCGGATTACTTGGAAATTCAACCGTCACAAGGCTTCTTGCCTCCGCTCTACCCGTCACTTCCGCTGCCGCCAGAAATCATACAGGACACTGTCAAAGAGCCGCCACCAGCCTGA
- the corn gene encoding interaptin gives MAESGVGACLAGSDSGVEYAGGASCDSSLLSFSGDLALHCTMEGKSSPGSLSPSLPSPGCHSSLSSSLSAPKLMTTSLNSALKTKRSETKASSCKGTSSRRSEPRSVSQSRIPPALDDGRWPSVNSKASRRSAGPPSNTERRSLARHERQQTPQASSTTSTTCSSSAAAYATLPRKTRHVKVAVPDSGPRSLIGLPSPASREPSLNRAASLRRQRNAVHLPGSSSSGYRSDAEDVSGSSVRSKSLTRTLPTFPARRKRPSTCKDAAAQTVRADPKSPEEMEEQLLQLTAEQDRLSREVDVSIKSLLKEKETRMKLQEEVDAVNTRMLQMLGRDSTDGAVPDNVISEVESRLRATEEVAAKNHKELLKAQKAQRTLTEDFEKAREAVSLSKQQYLDLQEESNELIDFLTAEKSTLAESLKEAEEKIVNLIAQIESKDKDIERQKDECRHLVKLSEQRRQEIAALQAKLQFSERLLVSQGGTTTAASVALDELCSRLESLLPASTKAAMEPQAADSSAPTAEAAASDEQRPLVGSESLQDLTQAIISCQSSLEARPEAGQDAMHSPTLTDQATELDKLVSKVILTFQSVIKQRELSEEEAERLRLKFESEKKALMEANLQLEEKQHKMHQLEAAQRLLQQTSSDEISALKTLLSEKEAQLALKTKEGSSAALLANWKVAAEELNRQYLAIDKALDVLHNEQEFVNQNPALAQLQADLEETNFRCVTLPALVPEELIMNGLNKQLEAAGKLSPPVHVVPGAVNGTIST, from the exons ATGGCGGAGTCAGGCGTAGGTGCCTGCCTGGCGGGCAGCGATAGTGGTGTAGAGTACGCGGGCGGCGCCTCGTGCGACTCCAGCCTGCTTAGTTTCTCCGGCGACCTGGCGCTGCATTGCACCATGGAGGGCAAGAGCAGCCCTGGCAGCCTGTCGCCGAGCCTGCCCAGTCCAGGGTGCCATTCTTCGCTCTCCTCATCCCTCAGTGCCCCAAAGCTGATGACCACCTCGCTCAACAGCGCCCTCAAGACCAAACGCTCCGAAACCAA GGCGTCTAGCTGCAAGGGTACGAGTTCCCGGCGGTCCGAGCCGCGCAGCGTGTCGCAGAGCCGGATTCCGCCGGCGCTGGACGACGGTCGGTGGCCGTCGGTGAACAGCAAGGCGTCCCGCCGCTCGGCAGGACCCCCGAGCAACACGGAGCGGCGTTCGTTGGCGCGTCACGAGCGTCAGCAGACTCCGCAGGCATCCTCCACGACGAGCACGACCTGCTCCAGTTCGGCCGCAGCGTACGCCACCCTGCCGCGGAAGACGCGACACGTGAAGGTGGCGGTGCCTGACAGCGGGCCCAGGTCGCTGATCGGCCTCCCCTCCCCCGCAAGCAGGGAGCCCAGCCTCAACAGGGCGGCCAGCCTGCGTAGACAGAGGAATGCAGTCCACCTGCCAGG gagcagcagcagcggctaCAGGTCGGACGCAGAAGACGTGTCGGGCTCGTCGGTGCGATCCAAGAGCCTCACCCGAACGTTGCCCACGTTCCCCGCGCGCAGGAAAAGGCCCTCCACCTGCAAGGACGCCGCCGCCCAGACCGTCAGGGCCGATCCCAAGAGCCCAGAG GAGATGGAGGAGCAGCTGTTGCAGCTGACCGCGGAGCAGGACCGGCTGTCCCGCGAGGTGGACGTCAGTATTAAGAGCCTGCTGAAGGAAAAGGAGACGCGGATGAAGCTGCAGGAGGAAGTGGACGCGGTAAACACACGCATGCTGCAAATGCTCGGCCGAGACTCCACAG ATGGAGCCGTGCCAGATAACGTGATTTCCGAGGTGGAATCCCGACTGAGAGCGACTGAAGAGGTCGCAGCCAAGAACCACAAGGAACTGCTGAAAGCACAAAAAGCTCAGAGGACTTTGACTGAG GACTTTGAAAAGGCCAGAGAGGCAGTATCTCTGTCCAAACAGCAATATTTAGACTTGCAAGAGGAGTCCAACGAGCTCATCGACTTCCTGACTGCCGAAAAAAGCACTTTGGCCGAGTCCCTGAAAGAAGCCGAGGAAAAA ATTGTCAATCTTATTGCACAAATTGAGAGCAAAGACAAAGATATCGAGCGGCAGAAGGATGAATGCCGGCATTTAGTCAAACTTAGCGAGCAAAGAAG GCAGGAAATCGCCGCCCTGCAGGCGAAACTGCAGTTTAGCGAGCGTCTGCTGGTGTCCCAAGGAGGAACGACCACCGCCGCCTCGGTGGCACTCGACGAGCTGTGCTCGCGGCTGGAAAGCCTGCTGCCGGCCTCGACCAAGGCGGCCATGGAGCCTCAGGCGGCCGACAGCTCGGCTCCGACAGCTGAGGCGGCGGCCAGCGACGAGCAGCGGCCGTTGGTGGGCAGCGAGTCGCTGCAGGACCTGACGCAGGCCATCATTTCGTGCCAGTCGAGTCTGGAGGCGCGCCCTGAGGCCGGTCAGGACGCCATGCACAGCCCCACCCTGACGGACCAGGCAACCGAGCTGGACAAGCTCGTGTCCAAGGTCATCCTCACATTCCAGAGCGTAATCAAACAGAGGGAGCTGAGCGAGGAAGAGGCCGAACGGCTCAG GTTGAAGTTTGAGTCTGAGAAGAAGGCCCTGATGGAAGCTAACCTGCAGCTAGAGGAGAAACAGCACAAAATGCACCAATTGGAGGCGGCCCAGAGGCTTCTCCAGCAAACCAGCTCGGACGAg ATTTCCGCTCTGAAAACCCTGCTGAGCGAAAAAGAAGCTCAGCTAGCGCTGAAAACAAAGGAAGGCAGCAGCGCCGCCCTTCTTGCCAACTGGAAAGTGGCCGCTGAGGAGCTCAACCGACAGTATTTGGCCATCGACAAAGCGCTTGAT GTGCTGCACAACGAACAGGAGTTCGTGAACCAAAACCCGGCGCTGGCGCAGCTGCAGGCCGACCTGGAGGAGACCAACTTCCGATGCGTCACCCTGCCGGCCCTGGTGCCCGAGGAGCTGATCATGAACGGCCTGAACAAGCAGCTGGAAGCAGCGGGAAAGCTGTCGCCGCCGGTGCACGTCGTGCCCGGCGCCGTCAACGGAACCATTTccacttaa